The Micromonospora krabiensis genome window below encodes:
- a CDS encoding dihydrolipoyl dehydrogenase family protein: protein MDSVTYDVVVIGAGPVGENVADRVVRGGLTAAIVERELVGGECSYWACMPTKALLRSAAALRAARRLPGAREAVTGDLDASAVLRRRDSFTANWSDDGQVAWLDSAGIALYRGQGRISAERVVEVTGADGAAISLTARHAVVVATGSGALVPDVTGLRESAPWTSREAAAASEVPGRLAVIGGGVVATEMATAFASLGSVVTVLARDGVLPQAEPFVGERVTRSLRDAGVSVRLGAEAASVHRDGDDTVHVKLTDGEQVEADEVLVATGRTPNTQDIGLNRIGLQPGAWLRVDDTLRVVDGAGALIGDGWLYAAGDVNRRVLLTHQGKYQARAVGDVIVARAKGEPVQDGRWGRHVATADERAVPQVVFTDPEVASVGLTAAAAAAAGLRIRVVDYDLAAVAGAALHADGYQGHARMVVDEDRKVIVGFTLVGPDVGELLHAATIAVVGEVPLDRLWHAVPAYPTVSEVWLRLLEAYGR, encoded by the coding sequence ATGGACAGCGTCACGTACGACGTCGTCGTCATCGGCGCGGGGCCGGTCGGGGAGAACGTCGCCGACCGGGTCGTGCGGGGCGGCCTGACCGCCGCCATCGTCGAGCGGGAACTCGTCGGCGGTGAGTGCTCATACTGGGCGTGCATGCCGACGAAGGCGTTGCTGCGCAGCGCCGCCGCGCTGCGCGCGGCACGTCGGCTGCCCGGGGCACGTGAGGCGGTGACGGGCGACCTGGACGCGTCCGCCGTCCTGCGCCGCCGGGACTCCTTCACCGCGAACTGGTCGGACGACGGGCAGGTGGCCTGGCTCGACTCGGCCGGGATCGCGCTGTACCGCGGCCAGGGCCGGATCAGCGCCGAACGGGTCGTCGAGGTCACCGGTGCGGACGGTGCCGCGATCTCGCTCACCGCGCGGCATGCGGTCGTCGTCGCGACCGGAAGCGGCGCGCTGGTCCCGGACGTCACCGGGCTGCGCGAGTCAGCACCGTGGACCAGCCGGGAGGCGGCCGCCGCGAGCGAGGTTCCCGGTCGGCTCGCCGTCATCGGTGGCGGCGTGGTGGCCACGGAGATGGCGACGGCGTTCGCGAGTCTCGGATCCGTGGTGACGGTGCTGGCCCGTGACGGTGTGCTGCCGCAGGCCGAGCCGTTCGTCGGTGAGCGGGTCACGCGGTCGCTGCGGGACGCCGGCGTGTCCGTACGCCTCGGTGCCGAGGCCGCGTCGGTGCACCGCGACGGCGACGACACGGTGCACGTCAAGCTCACCGACGGCGAGCAGGTCGAAGCCGATGAAGTCCTGGTCGCTACCGGCCGTACGCCGAACACGCAGGACATCGGCCTCAACCGGATCGGCCTGCAGCCGGGCGCCTGGCTCAGGGTCGACGACACCCTGCGGGTCGTCGACGGAGCCGGGGCGTTGATCGGCGACGGATGGCTGTACGCGGCCGGTGACGTCAACCGGCGCGTGCTGCTGACCCACCAGGGCAAGTACCAGGCGCGCGCGGTGGGTGACGTCATCGTGGCGCGGGCCAAGGGCGAGCCGGTGCAGGACGGCCGGTGGGGTCGGCACGTCGCCACCGCCGACGAGCGTGCCGTGCCGCAGGTCGTCTTCACCGACCCGGAGGTCGCGTCGGTGGGGCTGACCGCGGCCGCCGCCGCGGCCGCCGGGTTGCGGATCCGGGTCGTCGACTACGACCTGGCCGCCGTCGCGGGAGCCGCGCTGCACGCGGACGGATACCAGGGACACGCCCGGATGGTCGTCGACGAGGACCGGAAGGTGATCGTCGGCTTCACCCTCGTCGGTCCGGACGTCGGGGAACTGCTGCACGCGGCGACGATCGCCGTCGTCGGCGAGGTTCCGCTGGATCGGCTGTGGCACGCCGTGCCCGCGTACCCGACGGTCAGCGAGGTGTGGCTGCGCCTGCTGGAAGCCTACGGTCGCTGA
- a CDS encoding TetR/AcrR family transcriptional regulator — MTRDEPDTRPSEARRRLLDTAIRIFYAEGIHSVGVDRIIAEAKVTRATFYRHFPSKDDLILAYLREVHRMERGMVDAAITANPSPAESLLAVAGAIADRITSPVFRGCAFLNAAAEYPDTDHPVHQEIIAHREWFLDTITALMVQVHEETADSAARHFVMLRDGAMAAGCLFDPALVSETFLRGVEGLLRVNTERQSAGSAR, encoded by the coding sequence ATGACGCGCGACGAGCCCGACACCCGGCCCTCCGAGGCACGACGCCGACTGCTCGACACGGCAATCCGGATCTTCTACGCCGAGGGCATCCACTCCGTCGGAGTGGACCGGATCATCGCCGAGGCGAAGGTGACCCGGGCGACGTTCTACCGGCACTTCCCCAGCAAGGACGACCTCATCCTCGCCTACCTGCGCGAGGTGCACCGGATGGAGCGCGGCATGGTCGACGCGGCCATCACCGCCAACCCGTCGCCGGCCGAGTCCCTCCTGGCCGTCGCCGGCGCGATCGCCGACCGCATCACCTCGCCGGTGTTCCGTGGCTGCGCATTCCTGAACGCCGCGGCGGAGTACCCCGACACGGACCATCCGGTGCACCAGGAGATCATCGCTCACCGGGAATGGTTCCTGGACACCATCACCGCGCTCATGGTGCAGGTCCACGAGGAGACGGCGGACTCCGCCGCGCGTCACTTCGTCATGCTCCGCGACGGTGCCATGGCGGCCGGTTGCCTCTTCGACCCCGCGTTGGTGTCCGAGACGTTCCTGCGCGGCGTCGAGGGACTTCTGCGGGTCAACACCGAGCGCCAGTCAGCCGGATCGGCCCGCTAG